One Mixta gaviniae genomic window carries:
- a CDS encoding sce7726 family protein, whose protein sequence is MNYQAISKIFSRNVVLEIAKKNRLELFRSILMENYPSYNSKGKSISKIYDEMYTLLKKKYRNEYVYKNEIAKNIIRKSHKFCNVSYVNEFKVNGCIADVAIFNDTSTAYEIKTELDSFERLDDQLSVYKDVFEFVYMVVPEKKKTQALRVAHDNTGIITLNEKNVLNYERMAISNIKSLSKEKIFNCLRPSEYASLYEEIVGTKASGRAADIKGMCRSVFVELDIENAHKEMLKKLTARGLERFEKDHFLFLPQSLLATLLNLRLNRKSLMTLRENMVETLC, encoded by the coding sequence ATGAATTATCAAGCGATAAGTAAAATATTTAGTCGTAATGTTGTATTGGAAATAGCAAAGAAGAATAGATTAGAGTTGTTTAGAAGTATTCTCATGGAGAATTACCCTTCGTACAACTCAAAAGGTAAGTCTATATCTAAGATATACGATGAAATGTATACCTTGCTGAAAAAGAAGTATAGAAACGAGTATGTTTACAAGAACGAAATAGCAAAAAATATAATAAGAAAAAGTCACAAATTTTGTAATGTTAGTTATGTTAATGAATTTAAGGTTAATGGTTGTATAGCTGACGTGGCTATTTTTAATGATACTTCCACCGCTTACGAGATTAAGACAGAACTCGATTCTTTTGAAAGGCTGGATGACCAACTATCTGTTTATAAGGATGTTTTTGAGTTTGTTTATATGGTTGTACCTGAAAAGAAAAAAACTCAAGCGCTAAGAGTTGCACATGATAATACTGGGATAATAACTTTAAATGAAAAAAATGTCCTGAATTATGAACGGATGGCTATTTCAAATATAAAATCCCTTTCCAAAGAAAAAATATTTAATTGTTTAAGGCCTTCTGAGTATGCTTCTCTCTATGAGGAAATAGTTGGCACTAAAGCTTCTGGAAGAGCTGCCGATATTAAAGGTATGTGCAGAAGTGTTTTTGTTGAGCTGGACATAGAAAACGCGCATAAGGAAATGCTAAAAAAATTAACAGCAAGAGGTCTTGAGCGATTTGAAAAAGATCATTTTCTTTTTCTTCCTCAGTCACTGCTGGCTACATTATTAAATTTGCGATTAAATAGAAAGAGCTTAATGACACTTAGGGAAAACATGGTAGAAACATTATGTTAA
- a CDS encoding sce7725 family protein, which produces MYYCYLRAKQYELLAVRSCLPKIVQKNMAIIIEPVRENNRDLYSCLRDAKNENARLILIVNPKCGELEGNERLTEELIKGAIELYPQVELGFIVDDTTSPTQVTSFFNAYLQQAKSIIHKSSYVNAQQLLNIELSDRLFKSNIFIEGKCSASYVSNFNQTFKVLVHDGLNRTQTNAGYANNIIEFFSDLYLNYRQIGFQGFGDFSIVGDHFVEGGGQAVTAVIHVTYEDTDKTQILAHHFLSDPRVAAEDVAILIDEALEKLEAFITSQRPDILNWSTACKELIAIYNTPGERTNLAYIKKMTIKHHFELMHNIL; this is translated from the coding sequence ATGTACTATTGTTATTTGAGAGCAAAGCAATATGAACTATTAGCTGTTAGGTCGTGTTTACCGAAAATAGTTCAGAAAAATATGGCTATTATCATTGAGCCTGTTAGAGAAAATAATAGGGATTTATATAGTTGTTTGAGGGATGCAAAAAATGAAAATGCAAGATTGATATTGATAGTTAACCCTAAGTGCGGGGAGCTAGAGGGAAATGAAAGGCTAACAGAAGAATTAATAAAAGGTGCTATCGAATTATATCCCCAAGTTGAGCTTGGTTTTATTGTGGATGATACTACTAGCCCCACACAGGTCACTTCTTTTTTCAATGCATATCTCCAGCAAGCAAAGTCTATTATACATAAGAGCAGTTATGTAAATGCTCAGCAACTCCTCAATATTGAACTTTCTGATAGGTTATTTAAAAGCAATATATTTATTGAAGGTAAGTGTAGTGCAAGTTATGTATCAAACTTTAACCAAACCTTTAAAGTGTTAGTACATGACGGATTAAATCGAACTCAGACAAATGCTGGATATGCTAATAATATTATTGAGTTTTTCTCAGATTTATATTTGAACTACAGACAGATAGGATTTCAGGGTTTTGGTGATTTTTCAATAGTTGGCGATCATTTTGTAGAAGGTGGAGGTCAAGCCGTCACAGCAGTGATACATGTTACTTATGAGGATACAGACAAAACACAAATTCTAGCTCATCATTTTTTGTCGGATCCAAGAGTGGCGGCTGAAGATGTTGCTATTTTGATTGATGAAGCACTCGAAAAATTAGAAGCATTTATCACTAGTCAAAGACCTGATATTTTAAATTGGTCTACTGCTTGTAAAGAATTAATTGCCATTTATAACACTCCGGGCGAGAGAACCAATCTTGCTTATATTAAAAAGATGACAATTAAACATCATTTTGAATTAATGCATAACATTTTGTGA
- a CDS encoding ogr/Delta-like zinc finger family protein: MMHCPYCKSPAHTRSSRYMSEQVKERYHQCTNLDCSCTFKTNESITKVITAPPQPEATPAVPPEPVKGRQTIGRYGSSFRTLH; this comes from the coding sequence ATGATGCACTGCCCGTACTGCAAAAGCCCGGCCCATACCCGTTCAAGCCGGTATATGTCTGAACAGGTGAAGGAACGTTATCACCAGTGCACAAACCTTGACTGCTCCTGCACCTTCAAAACGAATGAGAGCATTACGAAGGTGATTACCGCGCCGCCGCAACCTGAAGCGACCCCCGCAGTCCCCCCGGAGCCGGTCAAAGGACGCCAGACTATCGGGCGCTACGGTTCATCTTTCCGCACTCTCCACTAA